The following proteins are encoded in a genomic region of Oncorhynchus keta strain PuntledgeMale-10-30-2019 chromosome 6, Oket_V2, whole genome shotgun sequence:
- the b4galt4 gene encoding beta-1,4-galactosyltransferase 4: MGVCPAVSMFFRKCKYMILLLLSVSVLAWYATFSGETVKAIQGTLLPVQTLADNTEVLSGGEGNSWRSVTQVFSNPLPDTSPPKQSCPEKSPLLQGALNLTFKDSLTLKEVESENSGVAEGQYQPPDCLAQQSVAILIPHRNREKHLLYLLHHLHPFLQRQQLHYSIYVIHQAGEVTFNRAKLLNVGYLEALKDYDWDCFVFHDVDLVPENDYNLYKCDQQPKHLVVGRNATGYKLRYKGYFGGVTAMTKDQFHKVNGFSNTYWGWGGEDDDLRIRVELQKMEIIRPPPLIARYTMVFHKRDSGNEINKDRMRLLARTPKVWRKDGLNTCSYSTLSVERPPLYINVTVDIGEPMH; encoded by the exons ATGGGAGTCTGTCCTGCTGTGTCTATGTTTTTCCGCAAGTGCAAGTATATGATACTGTTGCTGCTCTCCGTTTCCGTCTTGGCTTGGTACGCCACTTTTTCCGGTGAAACAGTGAAAGCAATTCAGGGAACCCTTTTGCCAGTGCAAACACTTGCTGATAATACTGAGGTCCTGAGTGGAGGAGAAGGAAATTCGTGGAGATCAGTGACACAGGTCTTCTCCAATCCTCTCCCTGACACCTCACCACCAAAACAAAGCTGTCCTGAGAAATCGCCACTGCTCC AAGGAGCCCTAAACCTCACATTTAAGGACTCTCTAACGCTTAAGGAGGTGGAGAGTGAGAACAGTGGAGTGGCTGAGGGCCAATACCAGCCTCCAGACTGCCTCGCCCAGCAGAGTGTGGCTATCCTCATTCCCCATCGTAACCGGGAGAaacacctcctctacctcctgcATCACCTGCACCCCTTCCTTCAGAGGCAGCAGCTGCACTACAGCATCTACGTCATTCACCAG GCTGGAGAGGTGACGTTTAACCGTGCCAAGCTACTTAATGTTGGGTACTTGGAGGCACTCAAGGACTACGATTGGGATTGCTTCGTTTTTCATGATGTGGATCTGGTTCCAGAGAACGACTACAACCTATACAAGTGTGACCAACAGCCCAAACACTTAGTGGTCGGCAGGAACGCCACAGGGTACAA ATTGCGATACAAAGGGTACTTTGGAGGGGTGACGGCCATGACGAAGGACCAGTTTCACAAAGTCAACGGCTTTTCAAACACTTACTGGGGATGGGGTGGGGAGGATGATGACCTTCGCATCAG GGTGGAGCTCCAGAAAATGGAAATTATACGACCCCCCCCTCTCATAGCACGCTATACCATGGTATTTCATAAAAGAGATAGCGGCAATGAAATCAATAAAGACAG GATGCGTTTGCTAGCACGGACACCTAAAGTCTGGAGAAAGGATGGCCTTAACACCTGCTCCTACAGTACTCTATCAGTTGAGAGGCCACCTCTGTACATTAATGTCACTGTTGACATTGGCGAACCAATGCACTGA